A portion of the Nitratidesulfovibrio termitidis HI1 genome contains these proteins:
- a CDS encoding sulfite exporter TauE/SafE family protein translates to MSFPRQVFEFLKASSIAHAQWDIEVSTSIIKNRKKLLFLGILLLPILMFSFAEAGSMLGSKTAYAPAFYSTKIFLVSIAVGLAAGLITGCIGAGGGFIITPALMAAGVKGILAVGTDLFHIFAKAIMGTTVHKKLGNVSVKLAIAFLVGSGAGTFVGGAINKGLYNTDPLLSEMFISSIYAVLLGFLGFYALFDYLKASKSGGGGDAHGGSSGATGLSVKLQAMNVPPMITFDEDLVPGGRRISGWIVAAGGMVVGILAAIMGVGGGFVTFPMFVYIFGVSSMTTVGTDILQIIFTAGLGAIAQYAIYGYVFYTLAMGMLIGSLLGIQVGALTTKVVKGIHIRGFYAMSIIAGFINRVATLPKKMVELEMISMPKELVNNIEFVGNIVFWVVVAIFGAWVFGKFFANIGKLRAEA, encoded by the coding sequence ATGAGCTTTCCAAGACAAGTCTTCGAATTCCTGAAGGCGAGTTCCATCGCCCACGCACAGTGGGATATCGAGGTCTCCACGTCCATCATCAAGAACCGGAAGAAGCTGCTCTTCCTCGGCATCCTGCTGCTGCCGATCCTGATGTTCAGCTTTGCCGAAGCGGGTTCCATGCTGGGCAGCAAGACCGCCTACGCACCCGCGTTCTACTCCACCAAGATATTCCTGGTGTCCATCGCGGTGGGCCTGGCTGCCGGCCTGATCACCGGCTGCATCGGCGCGGGCGGCGGCTTCATCATCACCCCGGCGCTCATGGCTGCGGGGGTCAAGGGCATCCTGGCCGTGGGCACCGACCTGTTCCACATCTTCGCCAAGGCCATCATGGGCACCACGGTGCACAAGAAGCTGGGCAACGTGTCGGTCAAGCTGGCCATCGCCTTTCTGGTGGGGTCCGGCGCGGGCACGTTTGTCGGCGGGGCCATCAACAAGGGCCTGTACAACACCGACCCCCTGCTGTCCGAAATGTTCATCAGCTCCATCTACGCGGTGCTGCTGGGCTTTCTGGGCTTCTACGCCCTGTTCGACTACCTGAAGGCCAGCAAGTCCGGCGGCGGCGGTGACGCCCACGGCGGCAGCAGCGGCGCCACGGGCCTGTCCGTCAAGTTGCAGGCCATGAACGTGCCCCCCATGATCACCTTCGACGAAGACCTCGTGCCCGGCGGCCGTCGCATCTCCGGCTGGATCGTTGCCGCAGGCGGCATGGTGGTGGGCATCCTGGCGGCCATCATGGGCGTGGGCGGCGGCTTCGTCACCTTCCCCATGTTCGTGTACATCTTCGGCGTGTCGTCCATGACCACCGTGGGTACCGACATCCTGCAGATCATCTTCACCGCCGGTCTCGGCGCCATCGCCCAGTACGCCATCTACGGCTACGTGTTCTACACCCTGGCCATGGGCATGCTGATCGGTTCGCTCCTGGGCATCCAGGTGGGCGCGCTGACCACCAAGGTGGTCAAGGGCATCCACATCCGCGGCTTCTACGCCATGTCGATCATCGCGGGCTTCATCAACCGCGTGGCCACCCTGCCCAAGAAGATGGTGGAACTGGAAATGATCTCCATGCCCAAGGAACTGGTGAACAACATCGAATTCGTGGGCAACATCGTGTTCTGGGTGGTGGTTGCCATCTTTGGCGCCTGGGTGTTCGGCAAGTTCTTCGCCAACATCGGCAAGCTGAGAGCGGAGGCGTAA
- a CDS encoding DMT family transporter, with protein MPRSAPPAVPAIAVASAVAATPHSGLPPRTLAEGALCALGAGLAWGLVFIVPLLLGDYPPAVLSFGRYTAFGTIAVVLGLRDTTRLRLLDRADWLRALELALSGNILYYLCLSAAIQLADAPLPTVIIGTLPIIIAIISNLRDRRLPWARLVPPLAAIATGVLLVNRHEIARLGFDRPLSDYLTGVALAWGAVACWTWYPLRNSQWLARRPHLGSGLWATAQGLATLPLALLGMAGACAWYALAGGGSGGFVAPLGPRPWTFVGLMFTLGLLASWLGTTLWNRASRLLPAGLAGQLMVCETLAALTYAYCWRGQAPDAGSLGGVALLMAGLLLGLRAFRRGR; from the coding sequence ATGCCCCGCTCCGCCCCACCAGCCGTACCCGCCATTGCCGTCGCATCCGCCGTCGCTGCAACCCCACATTCCGGGCTGCCCCCGCGCACCCTGGCCGAAGGCGCCCTGTGCGCCCTGGGTGCCGGGCTGGCCTGGGGGCTGGTGTTCATCGTGCCGCTGCTGCTGGGCGACTACCCGCCCGCCGTGCTCTCGTTCGGGCGGTACACGGCCTTCGGGACCATCGCCGTGGTGCTGGGCCTGCGCGACACGACCCGGCTGCGCCTGCTGGACCGGGCCGACTGGCTGCGTGCCCTGGAACTGGCCCTGTCCGGCAACATCCTGTACTATTTGTGCCTTTCCGCGGCCATCCAGCTTGCGGACGCCCCCCTGCCCACGGTGATCATCGGCACCCTGCCCATCATCATCGCCATCATCTCCAACCTGCGCGACCGGCGGCTGCCGTGGGCGCGGCTGGTGCCGCCGCTTGCAGCCATCGCCACCGGGGTGCTGCTGGTGAACCGCCACGAAATCGCCCGACTCGGCTTCGACAGGCCCCTGTCGGACTACCTGACCGGCGTGGCTCTGGCCTGGGGGGCCGTGGCCTGCTGGACGTGGTATCCGTTGCGCAACTCCCAATGGCTGGCGCGGCGCCCGCATCTGGGCTCCGGCCTGTGGGCCACGGCGCAGGGGCTGGCCACCTTGCCGCTGGCCCTGCTGGGCATGGCTGGGGCCTGCGCGTGGTACGCTCTGGCGGGTGGCGGCAGTGGCGGCTTTGTCGCGCCGCTGGGCCCCCGCCCGTGGACCTTCGTGGGACTGATGTTCACCCTGGGGCTGCTGGCCTCGTGGCTGGGCACCACCCTGTGGAACCGCGCCAGCCGCCTGCTGCCCGCCGGGCTTGCGGGACAGCTGATGGTCTGCGAGACCCTGGCCGCCCTGACCTACGCCTATTGCTGGCGGGGTCAGGCCCCGGATGCCGGAAGCCTGGGCGGCGTGGCCCTGCTGATGGCCGGGCTGCTGCTGGGGCTGCGCGCGTTCCGGCGCGGGCGATAG
- a CDS encoding ATP-binding protein, whose protein sequence is MSSMHHPGTAPVAVRLATLVLTAMLCGATASGIPRATAASDAAPLSIVLPPQAGQAHATPSVASALPAIVSAMSPFTANIALAQDAPSGVRAPSTWQTRLIDDALLILPVAALLLWLVLRLRRTRRALGQAENTLRSIVQVTSPLVEQEFFQTLVQQLASGFGAHYAMLGELRDDGGCLRVLAAWLGDEPGDPFDYVLHGTPCARVLSSPDLCVYPDGVQDIFPEAELHASLGIRSYMGLALRDAQGTPLGVLTVFHDLPMAPPTDESVALMRILAGRATAELLRLRAGRALRESEAHYRGLFENNHVVALLIDPTTKVIRDASPAAAEFYGWPRDVLRTMHITDINTLPPTRLGGELSSAARGDKRRFRFRHRLADGTIRDVESNTGTLVLYGEPLLYSIITDVTEQCRAEEALRHSELRLRMLVESAGDAIYLVDGSGHILDANPEAEHQTGHTREQLLRMTLFDIDERLDRRGFARLRAELESARKATFETTHRTRGGIPLPVEVRMALVEEADGDPLLLAIVRDSSARKQAECELRCAKEVAEAASRTKSEFLANMSHEIRTPLNGIMGMLQLLQADPAKAMRTVYVSAATQSCRRLGLLLGDILDLSRIEAGKLELHDEPFEVRAVLDEVRGLFEGPAAERGLSLRVSVDERIPRHMRGDAMRLRQVLFNLVGNAVKFTDQGEVVVEAWRVQASRSRGCRVLFTVRDTGIGIAEDRLKDIFEPFVQAETASTRRYQGAGLGLPIVRRLVRLMRGTVTVESTPGAGTAFSVSLPFRFVNKVEEAVADPSDDDALTLSGRAILLAEDDAVNRLAVTRLLENMGARVTTADNGERAVQALLAADFDCVLMDIQMPVMDGMEATRRLRALAYEGTSGGMEDAPAPDAAGGDPAGTGPLRAEGVEPGAEPDTIHDALHDALHDAMHAGEDDVEPEGMPDRHIDRHIDRHIDRHILRARSATPIIALTAHAMRGDREQFLAAGMDGYLTKPVEAATLASAIVRAIREQGLREREPGGLH, encoded by the coding sequence ATGTCCAGCATGCACCATCCCGGTACCGCACCCGTTGCAGTCCGGCTTGCCACCCTTGTCCTGACGGCCATGCTGTGCGGTGCCACGGCATCAGGCATCCCACGGGCAACCGCGGCATCGGACGCCGCCCCGCTGTCCATCGTTCTCCCGCCCCAGGCGGGACAGGCACATGCCACCCCCTCCGTGGCTTCCGCCCTTCCTGCCATTGTATCCGCCATGTCGCCGTTCACGGCAAACATCGCCCTCGCCCAGGACGCCCCCAGCGGCGTACGGGCACCCTCGACGTGGCAGACGCGCCTCATCGACGATGCCCTGCTCATCCTCCCCGTCGCCGCCCTGCTGCTGTGGCTGGTCCTGCGCCTGCGGCGCACCCGCCGTGCGTTGGGACAGGCAGAGAACACCCTGCGCAGCATCGTGCAGGTCACTTCCCCACTGGTGGAGCAGGAATTCTTCCAGACGCTCGTGCAGCAGCTGGCCAGCGGCTTTGGCGCACATTACGCCATGCTGGGCGAACTGCGCGACGACGGCGGTTGTCTACGCGTGCTGGCCGCCTGGCTGGGCGACGAACCCGGTGACCCTTTCGACTATGTGCTGCACGGCACGCCCTGCGCGCGGGTGCTGAGCTCGCCAGACCTGTGCGTCTACCCCGACGGCGTGCAGGACATCTTTCCCGAGGCGGAACTGCATGCCTCGCTAGGTATCCGGTCGTACATGGGCCTGGCCCTGCGCGACGCGCAAGGCACCCCCCTGGGCGTGCTGACCGTATTCCACGATCTGCCCATGGCGCCACCCACCGATGAAAGCGTGGCGCTGATGCGCATCCTGGCCGGACGCGCCACGGCGGAACTGCTGCGTTTGCGCGCCGGACGGGCCCTGCGCGAAAGCGAGGCCCACTACCGGGGCCTGTTCGAAAACAACCATGTGGTGGCCCTGCTCATCGACCCGACCACCAAGGTCATCCGCGACGCCAGCCCCGCCGCCGCCGAATTCTACGGCTGGCCACGCGACGTGCTGCGCACCATGCACATCACGGACATCAACACCTTGCCCCCCACCAGACTCGGGGGCGAGCTTTCCTCTGCCGCGCGGGGCGACAAGCGGCGCTTCCGGTTCCGCCATCGCCTAGCCGACGGCACCATCCGCGACGTGGAATCCAACACCGGCACCCTCGTATTGTACGGCGAGCCGCTGCTGTACTCCATCATCACCGACGTCACCGAGCAGTGCCGGGCGGAAGAAGCCCTGCGGCACAGCGAACTGCGGCTGCGCATGCTGGTGGAAAGCGCGGGCGACGCCATCTACCTCGTGGACGGAAGCGGGCACATCCTGGATGCCAACCCCGAGGCGGAACACCAGACCGGCCACACCCGCGAACAACTGCTGCGCATGACCCTGTTCGACATCGACGAACGGCTCGATCGGCGCGGCTTTGCCCGGCTGCGCGCGGAGCTGGAATCCGCCCGCAAGGCCACCTTCGAAACCACCCACCGCACGCGCGGCGGCATCCCGCTGCCGGTGGAGGTTCGCATGGCCCTGGTGGAAGAAGCCGACGGCGACCCGCTGCTGCTGGCCATCGTGCGCGACAGTTCGGCCCGCAAGCAGGCGGAATGCGAACTGCGCTGCGCCAAGGAGGTTGCCGAGGCAGCCAGCCGCACCAAAAGCGAATTCCTGGCCAACATGAGTCACGAAATCCGCACCCCCCTCAACGGCATCATGGGCATGCTGCAACTGTTGCAGGCGGATCCGGCCAAGGCCATGCGCACGGTGTACGTAAGCGCGGCCACCCAGTCATGCCGCCGCCTGGGGCTGCTGCTGGGCGACATCCTGGACCTTTCGCGCATCGAGGCGGGCAAGCTGGAACTGCACGACGAACCCTTCGAGGTCCGGGCCGTGCTGGACGAGGTGCGTGGCCTGTTCGAAGGCCCCGCCGCCGAGCGCGGGCTGTCCCTGCGGGTAAGTGTAGACGAACGCATTCCCCGCCACATGCGCGGCGACGCCATGCGCCTGCGCCAGGTGCTGTTCAACCTGGTGGGCAACGCGGTGAAGTTCACCGACCAGGGCGAGGTGGTGGTGGAGGCGTGGCGGGTGCAGGCATCGCGCTCGCGCGGGTGCAGGGTGCTGTTCACCGTGCGCGACACCGGCATAGGCATTGCCGAGGACCGGCTGAAGGACATCTTCGAACCGTTCGTGCAGGCGGAAACGGCCAGCACCCGGCGCTACCAGGGCGCGGGGCTGGGGCTGCCCATCGTGCGGCGGCTGGTGCGGCTGATGCGCGGCACCGTCACCGTGGAAAGCACGCCGGGCGCGGGCACCGCCTTCAGCGTCAGCCTGCCCTTCCGTTTCGTGAACAAGGTGGAAGAGGCCGTGGCCGACCCGTCCGACGACGACGCCCTTACCCTGAGCGGCAGGGCCATCCTGCTGGCCGAGGACGACGCGGTGAACCGCCTGGCCGTGACGCGCCTGCTGGAGAACATGGGGGCGCGGGTGACCACCGCCGACAACGGCGAACGCGCCGTGCAGGCCCTGCTGGCCGCCGACTTCGACTGCGTGCTCATGGACATCCAGATGCCGGTCATGGACGGGATGGAGGCCACCCGTCGCCTGCGGGCCCTTGCATATGAAGGGACATCCGGGGGGATGGAAGACGCCCCGGCACCGGACGCGGCTGGCGGCGATCCGGCAGGGACCGGCCCCTTGCGGGCGGAGGGCGTCGAACCCGGCGCGGAGCCCGATACAATACACGACGCGTTACATGACGCGCTACATGACGCAATGCACGCCGGGGAAGATGACGTGGAGCCGGAGGGCATGCCTGATCGGCACATTGACCGGCACATTGACCGGCACATTGACCGGCACATCCTGCGCGCGCGTTCGGCAACGCCCATCATTGCCCTGACCGCCCACGCCATGCGCGGTGACCGCGAACAGTTCCTGGCCGCGGGCATGGATGGCTACCTGACCAAGCCCGTGGAGGCCGCAACGCTGGCCAGCGCCATCGTGCGGGCCATCCGCGAGCAGGGCCTGCGCGAACGCGAGCCGGGGGGCCTGCACTAG
- a CDS encoding HAD family hydrolase, translated as MPIRAIIFDLDGTLLDTLEDLADAANACLLAQGFSAHPVDAYRQFVGDGVETLFRRALPPGTPPGDATERAVAALVARMRDEYGARWSAKSAPYPGIRELLAALVPVGLPLGVLSNKPHAFTRLMVGSFFDGAGGGAGATPAGSAVSAGSPVTSDLPVTSDLPAGDGPLGPFAVVAGARPGVPRKPDPAAAIATARALGVDPAHAAFVGDSNVDMRTAHGAGMLAVGCLWGFRGEAELRESGASVLLAHPLELLDHL; from the coding sequence ATGCCCATACGCGCCATCATCTTTGATCTGGACGGTACCCTGCTGGACACGCTGGAGGACCTGGCCGACGCGGCCAATGCCTGCCTGCTGGCCCAGGGCTTTTCCGCACACCCCGTAGACGCCTATCGCCAGTTTGTGGGCGACGGGGTGGAAACCCTGTTCCGCCGGGCGCTGCCGCCCGGCACCCCGCCCGGCGATGCCACCGAACGGGCCGTGGCCGCCCTGGTGGCCCGCATGCGCGATGAATACGGCGCGCGCTGGTCGGCCAAGAGCGCTCCGTATCCCGGCATCCGGGAACTGCTGGCCGCACTGGTCCCCGTCGGGCTGCCGCTGGGGGTGCTGTCCAACAAGCCGCACGCCTTCACCCGGTTGATGGTGGGCAGCTTCTTCGACGGTGCGGGCGGCGGCGCGGGGGCAACCCCGGCCGGTTCGGCGGTCTCTGCCGGTTCGCCTGTCACCAGTGACTTGCCTGTAACCAGTGACTTGCCTGCCGGGGACGGACCGCTGGGGCCGTTCGCCGTGGTGGCCGGGGCCCGACCCGGCGTGCCGCGCAAGCCGGACCCGGCGGCGGCCATCGCCACGGCCCGTGCGCTGGGGGTGGACCCGGCACACGCGGCTTTCGTGGGCGACAGCAACGTGGACATGCGCACCGCGCACGGCGCGGGCATGCTGGCCGTGGGCTGCCTGTGGGGCTTCCGGGGCGAGGCGGAACTGCGCGAGAGCGGGGCGTCCGTCCTGCTGGCGCATCCGTTGGAGTTGCTGGACCACCTGTAG
- a CDS encoding ferritin-like domain-containing protein has translation MNKAMKPAKAKPAAAAPSPRESRKAKVIEVLNKARAMELNAITQYMNQHYGLDNMDYGTLAADMKLIAIDEMRHAEMFAERIKELGGEPTTEREGDLVKGQDVQTIFPYDAGLEDDTIDAYNQFLQVCRDCGDSISMKLFETIIDEEQVHFNHFDNVGEHLKNLGDTYLSKIAGTSASTGPSTKGFLISKGAAAAG, from the coding sequence ATGAACAAAGCGATGAAACCGGCAAAGGCCAAGCCCGCAGCGGCGGCCCCCTCCCCGCGTGAATCCCGCAAGGCCAAGGTCATCGAGGTGCTGAACAAGGCGCGCGCCATGGAGCTGAATGCCATCACCCAGTACATGAACCAGCACTACGGGCTGGACAACATGGACTACGGGACGCTGGCGGCGGACATGAAGCTGATCGCCATCGACGAAATGCGCCACGCCGAAATGTTCGCCGAGCGCATCAAGGAACTGGGCGGAGAACCCACCACCGAGCGCGAGGGCGATCTGGTCAAGGGGCAGGACGTGCAGACCATCTTCCCCTACGACGCCGGGCTCGAAGACGACACCATCGACGCCTACAACCAGTTCCTGCAGGTGTGCCGCGACTGTGGCGACAGCATCAGCATGAAACTGTTCGAGACCATCATTGATGAGGAACAGGTGCACTTCAACCATTTCGACAACGTGGGCGAGCACCTGAAGAATCTGGGCGACACCTACCTGTCGAAGATCGCGGGCACCTCGGCCTCCACCGGCCCCTCCACCAAGGGCTTCCTGATCAGCAAGGGCGCTGCCGCGGCGGGGTAG